One Verrucomicrobiia bacterium genomic region harbors:
- the rpsA gene encoding 30S ribosomal protein S1, whose product MSVMQELLNKTSRSFTEGSIVKGRIIQIRDREVLVDIGYKSEGAISKNEFEEPENIKIGDEIQVLLERFENDEGMVVLSKEKADQRQNWERIVKIYNDSGIIEGKVRSVVKGGLMVNIGCDAFLPGSQIDVVLPKNLNQIVGTAIQVKIVKLNEDRKNAIISRREIIEEERSKKRAALFSTIEKGSLVKGLVKNITDFGAFIDLDGVDGLLHITDMSWNRIQHPSELLKIGDEIEVKVLDIDHEKERLSLGLKQKTENPWEKVAERYTVGAKVHGTVSNLLPYGAFVKLEDGVEGLIHVSELSWTKRIARPSDILKQGQEVEAVVISINPAEQKISLGVRQLEPNPWNEVHLKFPVGRSVKGIVRNLTAYGAFVELEDGIDGMIHVSDMSWTRKINHPSELLKKGDEIEAQVLEIDKVNQRISLGLKQLSEDPWKNIETLFKIGDMVTGKVTKITSFGAFIQLQHEIDGLVHISQISEERVEKVKDALKVGQEVTARVIKVDGTERRVGLSIKAANYTMEQLEAERLALDSIKPGEDLVTMGSAFDKLGEEYRPGQG is encoded by the coding sequence ATGTCAGTCATGCAAGAACTCTTAAACAAAACTTCGCGCTCTTTTACCGAAGGCTCGATTGTTAAAGGTCGTATTATTCAAATTCGAGATCGCGAAGTCCTCGTCGATATCGGCTATAAAAGCGAAGGCGCCATTTCCAAAAACGAATTTGAAGAACCAGAAAACATTAAAATCGGCGATGAAATCCAAGTCTTACTTGAACGCTTTGAAAATGATGAAGGCATGGTCGTTCTCTCCAAAGAAAAAGCTGATCAGCGCCAAAATTGGGAACGCATTGTAAAAATTTACAACGATTCCGGCATTATCGAAGGCAAAGTTCGCTCTGTCGTCAAAGGCGGTTTGATGGTCAACATCGGTTGCGATGCCTTTTTGCCCGGTTCACAAATCGATGTGGTTTTACCTAAAAATCTCAACCAAATTGTGGGCACCGCGATTCAAGTTAAAATCGTAAAACTTAATGAAGATCGCAAAAATGCTATCATTTCTCGTCGCGAAATTATCGAAGAAGAACGATCCAAAAAACGCGCCGCTCTTTTCTCCACTATTGAAAAAGGTAGCTTAGTTAAAGGCTTGGTAAAAAACATTACCGACTTTGGCGCTTTTATCGATCTGGATGGTGTCGATGGCTTACTTCATATCACCGATATGTCATGGAATCGCATTCAACATCCTTCCGAACTGCTCAAAATCGGCGATGAAATTGAAGTCAAAGTCCTGGATATCGATCACGAAAAAGAACGTCTCTCCCTCGGCCTCAAACAAAAAACCGAGAACCCTTGGGAAAAAGTGGCCGAGCGCTACACCGTGGGCGCAAAAGTTCATGGCACCGTTTCCAACCTACTGCCTTATGGCGCATTCGTAAAATTGGAAGACGGCGTGGAAGGACTCATTCACGTTTCCGAACTATCTTGGACCAAACGCATCGCGCGACCTTCCGATATTCTCAAACAAGGTCAAGAAGTGGAAGCAGTTGTCATCAGCATTAACCCTGCTGAACAAAAAATTTCGCTTGGAGTTCGTCAACTCGAACCCAATCCTTGGAATGAAGTTCATCTCAAATTCCCTGTGGGTCGCTCTGTTAAAGGAATCGTGCGTAACCTCACCGCCTACGGCGCTTTCGTGGAATTGGAAGATGGCATCGATGGCATGATTCACGTCTCCGACATGTCATGGACACGCAAAATCAATCATCCTTCTGAACTGCTCAAAAAAGGCGACGAAATCGAAGCCCAAGTTTTGGAAATTGATAAAGTTAACCAACGCATCTCACTCGGCTTGAAACAACTAAGCGAAGATCCTTGGAAAAATATCGAAACTCTTTTCAAAATTGGCGACATGGTTACCGGAAAAGTTACCAAAATCACTTCCTTCGGCGCCTTTATTCAACTCCAACATGAAATTGATGGATTGGTGCACATTTCCCAAATTTCTGAAGAGCGCGTAGAAAAAGTGAAAGACGCACTCAAAGTTGGTCAGGAAGTCACCGCACGCGTCATCAAAGTGGATGGCACCGAACGTCGTGTTGGCCTCTCCATCAAAGCAGCTAATTACACCATGGAACAACTCGAAGCCGAACGCTTGGCGCTTGATAGCATCAAACCCGGCGAAGACCTCGTCACCATGGGCAGCGCCTTTGACAAACTGGGCGAAGAATATCGCCCTGGCCAAGGCTAA
- the tadA gene encoding tRNA adenosine(34) deaminase TadA: MFQETDKEIYFMHEALRQARKALKQEEVPVGAVMVHEGKIIARAYNQVELLHDATAHAEMLVITQAEEALGDWRLNACTLYVTKEPCPMCAGAIVNSRVGRVVFGARDAKMGAAGSWFNLLDVPSLNHRCEVTPGICEAECAELLTTFFQKRRQENNGK, from the coding sequence ATGTTTCAGGAAACCGATAAAGAGATTTATTTCATGCACGAAGCTTTGCGTCAAGCGCGGAAGGCACTCAAACAGGAGGAGGTGCCGGTGGGGGCGGTGATGGTGCATGAGGGAAAGATTATTGCGCGGGCGTATAATCAAGTGGAGTTGTTGCATGATGCCACGGCGCATGCGGAGATGTTGGTGATTACTCAAGCGGAGGAGGCGTTGGGCGATTGGCGCTTGAATGCGTGCACGTTGTATGTCACCAAAGAGCCTTGTCCAATGTGCGCGGGGGCGATTGTGAATAGTCGCGTGGGACGAGTGGTGTTTGGTGCGCGTGATGCGAAGATGGGCGCTGCGGGTAGTTGGTTTAATTTATTGGATGTGCCTTCGTTAAATCATCGCTGTGAAGTGACGCCGGGAATTTGCGAAGCGGAATGTGCGGAATTGTTGACAACATTTTTTCAGAAAAGGCGGCAGGAAAATAATGGAAAATAA
- the pepF gene encoding oligoendopeptidase F gives MSQTALLKEEKIEKIPLRNEVLKSDQWDLSFLYPDEAAWEKELKRYEMLYPKLSEFNGKLSQSSQALLEALEFQKELELLGERLGHYIHLRVTEDSTNDVCLQAAARLQALETRVAEASSYIIPEIQSISDETWKQWIKDETLKEWCVALQKIRRFKPHSLTSQEERLLALAGEPLGGHSEAFSQLTNVDMRFGIVEDEQKRKRELSQSSFSSFLVSRDRDVRKQAFHQFYQEFSEHQFALASLLASSVKTDVFYARSRNYPSAREAALFQDDIPLAVYDNLIATVRANLKPLHDYYELRRKHLRLDEIHHYDTYVPLVEGIKTDYSFDEAAAMVLEALKPLGEEYTLTLEQGLRSGWCDRYENKNKQSGAFSSSSYRNPPYMLMNYKRDVFSEIYTLAHEAGHSMHTWFSQKHQQFQDYHYTIFVAEVASTFNEELLTHSLLNQTQDPKMRAYLINRQIDDIRSTLYRQTMFAEFEKLIHEKQEAGEALTLQTFQKIYRELLEIYFGEKFALDKELELECLRIPHFYSAFYVYKYATGLSAALALAHQVLNEGEVAQQKYLNFLCTGGALMPLPALKVAGVDMSQPEPIEKALKLFSDRVKELEKLL, from the coding sequence ATGTCGCAAACAGCATTGTTAAAAGAAGAAAAGATTGAAAAAATACCATTGCGCAATGAAGTGTTAAAGAGTGATCAATGGGATTTGAGTTTTTTATATCCTGATGAAGCTGCGTGGGAAAAGGAATTAAAACGTTACGAAATGCTTTATCCGAAATTATCAGAATTTAATGGTAAACTTTCTCAATCATCACAAGCTTTGTTAGAAGCCTTGGAATTTCAAAAAGAGTTAGAACTATTAGGCGAACGTTTAGGACATTATATTCATCTGCGAGTGACAGAGGATTCTACTAATGATGTTTGCCTTCAAGCTGCGGCGCGCTTGCAAGCTTTGGAGACGCGCGTAGCAGAAGCGAGTTCCTATATCATCCCAGAAATTCAATCGATTTCCGATGAAACTTGGAAGCAGTGGATAAAAGATGAGACTTTAAAGGAATGGTGTGTTGCATTACAAAAAATTCGTCGTTTCAAACCGCATTCTCTCACTTCTCAGGAGGAACGATTGCTGGCCCTTGCTGGTGAGCCATTGGGAGGTCACTCTGAAGCATTTTCACAATTAACTAATGTCGACATGCGTTTTGGTATTGTGGAAGATGAACAGAAAAGAAAACGAGAATTATCGCAAAGTTCTTTCTCCTCATTTTTAGTAAGTCGAGATCGTGATGTTCGCAAGCAAGCATTTCATCAATTTTATCAGGAATTTTCCGAACATCAGTTCGCGTTGGCTTCGTTGCTAGCGAGTTCTGTCAAAACCGATGTGTTTTATGCTCGGTCGAGAAATTATCCTTCAGCGCGGGAAGCTGCTTTATTTCAAGATGATATTCCCCTTGCAGTTTACGATAATTTAATCGCTACCGTTCGAGCCAATTTGAAGCCATTGCATGATTATTATGAGTTGCGGCGTAAGCATTTGAGATTGGATGAGATTCATCATTACGACACTTACGTGCCTTTGGTAGAGGGAATTAAAACCGATTATTCTTTTGATGAAGCAGCAGCAATGGTGTTGGAAGCGTTAAAACCTTTGGGTGAAGAATATACTTTGACATTGGAGCAGGGTTTGCGATCGGGCTGGTGCGATCGTTACGAAAATAAAAATAAACAAAGCGGCGCTTTTTCCTCCAGTTCTTATCGAAATCCGCCTTATATGCTTATGAATTATAAGCGCGATGTATTTTCAGAAATCTATACGTTAGCCCATGAAGCCGGTCATTCCATGCACACTTGGTTTAGTCAAAAACATCAACAGTTTCAGGATTATCATTACACCATTTTTGTGGCGGAAGTGGCCTCGACATTTAACGAAGAACTTTTAACGCACTCTTTGTTAAATCAAACGCAAGATCCCAAAATGCGAGCTTATTTGATCAATCGACAAATTGATGACATTCGCAGCACGCTTTATCGCCAAACGATGTTTGCGGAATTTGAAAAACTCATTCACGAAAAACAGGAAGCAGGCGAAGCGTTGACTTTGCAAACGTTCCAAAAAATTTATCGTGAGTTGTTGGAGATTTATTTTGGAGAGAAGTTTGCTCTGGATAAAGAATTGGAACTGGAATGTTTGCGCATTCCCCATTTTTATTCCGCTTTTTATGTTTACAAATATGCCACGGGTCTTTCTGCGGCCTTAGCTTTAGCGCATCAAGTTTTGAACGAAGGCGAAGTGGCGCAACAAAAGTATTTGAACTTTCTTTGCACCGGAGGTGCTTTAATGCCATTACCAGCATTGAAAGTGGCCGGAGTTGATATGTCACAACCCGAACCGATTGAAAAAGCGTTAAAACTTTTCTCCGATCGTGTGAAGGAATTAGAGAAGTTATTGTAG
- the queG gene encoding tRNA epoxyqueuosine(34) reductase QueG yields MENNSLEAAIKEKARAMGFDACGIAKASVSFRADYVKQWLAEGKAGDMAWLAKNQERRLDPNQVLPGVKSVVVVALNYFSPSPISLAGCGKVARYARGEDYHKIMEVRLKELAGFIQSHAGGEMKYYVDTGPVLERETGMRAGLGWQGKSTMLISKDLGTWFFLGEILTTLDLQADVGMRDHCGNCQRCIKACPTAAITAPYQLDARRCIAYLTIENRGPIPEEFRKAIGDRIFGCDDCLEVCPWNRFAKNTREEKLKPLLSFSLQELLEFDEERFHYHFQRSPIKRIKLRGLQRNVCVALGNVGNKSDIALLEKKVLEKDELVAEHAKWAIQEIQRRLLI; encoded by the coding sequence ATGGAAAATAATTCTCTCGAGGCTGCTATTAAAGAAAAAGCGCGTGCGATGGGATTTGATGCGTGTGGTATTGCTAAAGCCAGCGTTTCTTTTCGAGCGGATTATGTGAAGCAATGGTTGGCAGAGGGAAAAGCGGGGGATATGGCATGGTTGGCGAAAAATCAGGAGAGACGGTTGGATCCGAATCAGGTTTTGCCTGGAGTGAAAAGTGTGGTGGTGGTGGCTTTAAATTATTTTTCGCCTTCGCCTATTTCATTAGCAGGTTGTGGTAAAGTAGCCCGCTATGCGCGCGGCGAGGATTATCATAAAATCATGGAAGTGCGTCTGAAGGAGCTAGCGGGGTTTATTCAATCGCATGCTGGGGGAGAAATGAAATATTATGTCGACACGGGACCGGTTTTGGAGCGTGAAACCGGGATGCGTGCAGGATTGGGATGGCAAGGTAAAAGCACGATGTTGATTTCGAAAGATTTGGGCACTTGGTTTTTTCTTGGGGAAATTTTAACCACGCTGGATCTTCAAGCTGATGTGGGAATGCGCGATCATTGTGGAAATTGTCAGCGTTGCATCAAGGCTTGTCCCACTGCCGCTATTACTGCGCCCTATCAATTGGATGCGCGACGTTGCATTGCTTATTTGACGATTGAAAATCGAGGGCCGATTCCCGAAGAATTTCGTAAGGCGATTGGGGATCGCATTTTTGGATGTGATGATTGTTTGGAAGTGTGTCCGTGGAACCGTTTTGCAAAAAATACTCGGGAAGAAAAATTGAAACCGTTGCTTTCCTTTTCGTTACAAGAGCTGTTGGAGTTTGATGAAGAGCGGTTTCATTATCATTTTCAGCGATCGCCCATTAAAAGAATTAAACTGCGCGGCTTGCAAAGAAATGTGTGTGTGGCTTTGGGAAATGTCGGCAACAAGTCGGATATTGCGTTATTAGAAAAAAAAGTTTTAGAAAAAGACGAGTTGGTTGCTGAACATGCCAAATGGGCAATTCAGGAAATTCAGAGGCGTTTACTAATTTAA
- a CDS encoding DUF2157 domain-containing protein — MSKKSLPRLLETHLRLWQEKQVIDEALSNRLREVSEEVIQRKHSNIVLRAFLVLGGMLILAGLSLLIVENWEAIPRLVKIVLWLLIELGFFWGYWRQSGASQNFLWKEVFALLSTSWIMAGIALMGQVYQLHSRPADGVWLWVTLILPALWLMPAQMTQWVFTIALGIALWTESFDSHSWLGSHIENFVLTGFSIPIIASALAVILVGKGLSSLRGLLSVWILVGGSILLLILGCLDRHLDKFLNYDFVSFVFAFLAVGALYWKPHDLMSPYLGTKSIRIMVGLIWGLLVLGSCLDLLSDYQVVVPLSIIRFLSWVVQFVIALLLVREGSLSYSVGWINLGYLGILAGILVRYFDFFSDLLSGGFSLILTGILILFLMYVLNRGRQRALRRIKEAA, encoded by the coding sequence ATGTCTAAAAAGTCCCTGCCGCGCTTGCTAGAAACACATCTGCGTCTTTGGCAAGAAAAGCAAGTTATTGACGAAGCCTTATCCAATCGTCTTCGTGAAGTGAGTGAAGAAGTTATCCAACGAAAACACAGCAACATTGTTTTACGCGCTTTTCTGGTTTTAGGAGGCATGTTGATTCTAGCTGGGCTTTCACTTTTAATTGTGGAGAATTGGGAGGCGATTCCACGGTTGGTTAAGATTGTGCTTTGGCTTTTGATTGAGCTTGGATTTTTTTGGGGTTATTGGCGGCAATCGGGCGCTTCTCAAAATTTTTTGTGGAAAGAGGTTTTTGCTTTATTGAGCACGAGTTGGATCATGGCTGGCATCGCTTTGATGGGGCAAGTTTATCAACTCCATTCCCGTCCTGCTGATGGAGTATGGTTGTGGGTGACACTGATTCTTCCTGCGCTTTGGTTAATGCCAGCACAAATGACGCAATGGGTCTTTACGATTGCGTTAGGAATTGCGCTTTGGACTGAATCTTTTGATTCTCATTCTTGGTTGGGGAGCCATATCGAGAACTTTGTGCTTACGGGGTTTTCGATTCCGATTATTGCTAGCGCCTTAGCTGTTATTTTAGTGGGGAAAGGTTTGAGTAGTTTGAGAGGGCTACTCTCTGTGTGGATTTTAGTGGGTGGTTCCATTTTGTTATTAATTTTAGGTTGTCTTGATCGTCATTTGGATAAGTTTCTTAATTACGATTTTGTTTCATTTGTTTTCGCTTTTTTGGCTGTAGGAGCGCTTTATTGGAAACCACATGATTTAATGTCTCCTTATCTTGGAACGAAATCGATTCGGATAATGGTTGGCTTAATCTGGGGTCTTTTAGTTTTGGGAAGTTGTCTTGATTTGTTGTCCGATTATCAGGTGGTTGTTCCACTCAGTATCATAAGATTTTTGTCATGGGTTGTGCAGTTTGTGATTGCTTTACTACTGGTTCGTGAGGGGAGTTTAAGTTATTCAGTAGGATGGATTAATTTAGGTTATTTAGGAATTTTAGCGGGTATTTTAGTGCGTTATTTTGACTTTTTCTCAGATCTTTTGAGTGGAGGATTCAGTCTTATTCTCACAGGAATTTTAATCCTTTTTCTTATGTATGTGTTAAATCGCGGTCGTCAGCGTGCGCTGAGAAGGATAAAGGAGGCAGCGTGA
- the dnaA gene encoding chromosomal replication initiator protein DnaA translates to MGASKVEVEVSWKEICLLLKDRIPSDAFQRWFSLATLVEASEESVVLGVPNQIYQFWIEDNYMAPLRESLTTLMGRPVAIRFQVGINSTIVAPAEENVNHFKTLSPEISLETQAAHSGLNPRYTFEAYVVGANNEMAHAAARAVASSPARTYNPLFIYGGVGLGKTHLMHAIGNALLQKKKTQKICYITSEQFTNEFIEALQKNALAKFRKRYRALDMLMIDDIQFLGGKERSQEEFFHTFNSLFDGRKQIVLTSDRPATEIANLQERLVSRFEWGMSAELMPPDAETRMAILRKKLAGMRVDVSDEILEFLAARIRTNVRRLEGALLRVAAYASLSGKSLTVQAIEQVLKDLLQEEARRVVTVDQIQKQVSEAFDLRPSDMTSKRRPANIALPRQVAMFLSRKLTPCSLQEIGAAFGGRDHGTVLHACQKITDKMQADEKLRQTIQFLEQKLQRY, encoded by the coding sequence ATGGGAGCGAGCAAGGTAGAAGTCGAGGTTTCTTGGAAGGAGATTTGTCTCTTATTAAAGGATCGCATCCCTTCAGATGCGTTTCAACGTTGGTTTTCTTTGGCAACATTGGTGGAGGCTTCGGAGGAGAGTGTAGTCCTTGGTGTGCCTAACCAAATTTATCAATTTTGGATTGAAGATAATTATATGGCGCCATTGCGCGAGTCGCTAACGACGTTAATGGGGCGACCTGTAGCCATTCGCTTTCAAGTGGGGATTAATTCAACGATTGTTGCGCCAGCGGAAGAAAATGTGAATCATTTCAAAACTCTTTCGCCAGAAATTTCTTTGGAAACCCAGGCAGCGCATAGTGGATTAAATCCGCGCTATACATTTGAAGCTTATGTAGTGGGAGCCAATAACGAAATGGCGCATGCTGCAGCTCGAGCGGTTGCCAGCTCACCTGCGCGCACTTATAATCCTCTTTTCATTTATGGAGGAGTGGGATTGGGTAAAACGCATTTGATGCATGCGATTGGCAATGCGTTATTACAAAAAAAGAAAACACAAAAAATTTGTTATATTACTTCGGAACAATTTACTAACGAATTCATCGAAGCACTGCAAAAAAATGCGCTGGCAAAATTTCGCAAACGTTATCGCGCGTTGGATATGCTGATGATTGATGATATTCAGTTTCTAGGAGGGAAAGAGCGGTCGCAGGAAGAATTTTTCCACACATTTAATTCGTTGTTTGATGGTCGAAAACAAATTGTTTTGACCAGTGATCGTCCCGCAACCGAAATTGCTAATTTGCAAGAGCGTTTGGTTTCGCGATTTGAATGGGGAATGTCAGCCGAGCTTATGCCACCGGACGCTGAGACGCGCATGGCTATTTTGCGAAAGAAACTCGCAGGAATGCGTGTGGATGTTTCTGATGAAATTTTGGAATTTCTTGCGGCCCGAATTCGCACTAACGTGCGACGTTTGGAGGGCGCTTTATTACGTGTGGCAGCCTATGCTTCGTTAAGCGGGAAATCCTTAACCGTGCAAGCGATCGAACAGGTTTTAAAAGATCTCTTGCAAGAAGAAGCGCGGCGCGTGGTCACAGTTGATCAGATTCAAAAACAAGTGTCAGAAGCGTTTGATTTACGCCCGAGTGACATGACCAGCAAACGGCGACCTGCCAACATTGCTTTGCCGCGACAAGTGGCGATGTTTTTATCGCGTAAATTAACTCCCTGTTCCTTGCAAGAAATCGGAGCGGCTTTTGGAGGACGCGATCACGGAACGGTGTTGCACGCTTGTCAAAAAATTACCGATAAAATGCAAGCGGATGAGAAGTTGAGGCAGACTATTCAATTTTTAGAGCAAAAATTGCAGCGTTACTAG
- the thiS gene encoding sulfur carrier protein ThiS: protein MNKIKIWINGNEKWVTNDSGIREAVEALGFQPTTVLVEYNGKALWPQEWESETLKENDRLEIFRVSAGG from the coding sequence ATGAATAAAATTAAAATTTGGATCAATGGCAACGAGAAATGGGTAACGAATGATTCAGGGATTCGAGAAGCAGTTGAGGCATTAGGTTTTCAGCCAACGACCGTTTTGGTTGAATACAATGGTAAAGCGCTTTGGCCTCAAGAATGGGAAAGTGAAACCTTAAAAGAAAATGATCGATTAGAAATTTTTCGTGTCTCTGCAGGAGGTTAA
- a CDS encoding peptidylprolyl isomerase, which produces MASLVLSGCIANFFSSGKVAKQSKAGAGVLRLENLPYPLRPGEVLEGDYVPPTTPTDTTVSSGPTEATLSSEPFGPPPASETEVAVLETKFGKIIIELNDRMAPIHSENFRKNCRTGFYTETTFHRVVPGFLIQGGDINSKDDDRNNDGFGYPGYTLPLEKKLKHVRGAVGAGRKMDKVNPERRSDGTQFYICLADAPFLDGKYTVFGRVVAGMNVVDRITQVPRDERDNPIHRIEMRATLMKYREAMANP; this is translated from the coding sequence ATGGCAAGCCTCGTATTATCGGGCTGCATTGCCAATTTTTTTTCCAGCGGAAAAGTTGCTAAACAATCCAAAGCCGGTGCAGGTGTACTACGCCTAGAAAATCTTCCCTACCCCTTGCGACCTGGCGAAGTTTTAGAAGGCGACTACGTGCCCCCTACTACTCCCACCGACACAACGGTTTCTTCAGGTCCAACCGAAGCCACTCTGTCATCGGAACCTTTCGGTCCTCCTCCTGCATCGGAAACCGAAGTAGCCGTGTTAGAAACAAAATTTGGAAAAATTATCATCGAACTCAACGATCGCATGGCACCAATCCACAGCGAAAATTTTCGTAAAAATTGTCGCACCGGTTTTTACACTGAAACAACGTTTCATCGTGTCGTCCCCGGCTTTCTTATTCAAGGCGGCGATATCAATAGTAAAGATGATGACCGTAACAACGACGGATTCGGCTACCCTGGCTACACACTACCTTTGGAAAAAAAACTCAAACATGTGCGTGGCGCAGTTGGCGCAGGACGCAAAATGGATAAGGTCAATCCCGAACGTCGTTCCGATGGCACTCAATTCTATATTTGTTTAGCCGATGCCCCGTTTTTAGACGGGAAATACACCGTTTTCGGTCGTGTCGTAGCAGGCATGAATGTAGTCGATCGAATAACTCAAGTTCCTCGTGATGAAAGAGATAATCCAATTCACCGCATCGAAATGAGAGCTACTTTAATGAAGTATCGTGAAGCGATGGCTAACCCATAG
- the tyrS gene encoding tyrosine--tRNA ligase, producing MSIDEQLDSLLCGIEEIHSEDELKKKLQEKRPLRIKFGVDPTSPDIHLGHTVPLLKLRQFQDLGHHAVLIIGDFTARIGDPTGRNTTRPELSQEIITQNAKTYEQQAFKILDHSKTEIVYNSQWFDTMNSSQIIHLLARKPVAQLLQRRDFKQRMEEGHNIQLHELTYPLLQGWDSVEVKSDVEIGGSDQLFNFLMGRDLQEQEKQCPQVVMTLPILEGTDGHEKMSKSLNNYIGVTESPEEMFGKTMSISDELMQKWQKILFIGDDFSDHPMEAKKQLGEKIVTRFHSADAATQARQNWEKQFSEKQVPENIPTYHLVANEPLWQLLKNAKLAPSSSEARRMIQQGAVSFEGEKISDEKTVLTQPGVIKYGKRHYLKLTK from the coding sequence ATGAGCATCGACGAACAGTTAGACAGTCTCCTTTGCGGCATTGAAGAAATTCATTCGGAGGATGAATTGAAAAAAAAACTTCAAGAAAAACGTCCTCTGCGAATTAAATTTGGCGTTGATCCCACGTCGCCAGACATCCATTTGGGTCACACCGTTCCCTTATTAAAACTCCGCCAATTTCAAGATTTGGGTCATCATGCCGTTTTAATCATTGGTGATTTTACCGCGCGCATTGGCGATCCAACTGGCAGAAATACGACGCGGCCCGAATTGTCTCAAGAAATTATCACGCAAAACGCTAAAACTTATGAACAACAAGCGTTTAAAATATTAGATCACTCCAAAACCGAAATTGTTTATAACAGCCAATGGTTTGACACGATGAATTCATCTCAAATTATACATTTACTAGCTCGCAAACCCGTAGCACAACTTTTACAACGGCGTGATTTCAAACAGCGCATGGAAGAAGGTCATAATATTCAACTTCATGAATTAACTTACCCTTTATTACAAGGCTGGGATTCCGTTGAAGTAAAATCGGATGTGGAAATCGGAGGCAGCGATCAACTGTTTAATTTTTTAATGGGTCGCGATCTTCAGGAACAAGAGAAACAATGTCCTCAAGTTGTAATGACCTTACCTATTTTAGAAGGCACCGATGGCCACGAAAAAATGAGCAAATCACTCAATAACTACATTGGCGTGACGGAGTCACCTGAAGAAATGTTCGGGAAAACCATGAGCATTAGCGATGAACTCATGCAAAAATGGCAAAAAATTCTTTTTATTGGAGATGATTTTTCAGACCATCCCATGGAAGCCAAAAAACAGCTTGGCGAAAAAATTGTCACTCGCTTTCATTCTGCCGATGCAGCCACCCAAGCGCGCCAAAATTGGGAAAAACAATTTTCTGAAAAACAGGTGCCAGAAAATATTCCCACTTATCATCTCGTCGCGAATGAACCTTTGTGGCAATTATTGAAAAATGCAAAATTAGCGCCCAGCAGCAGCGAAGCGCGCCGTATGATTCAACAAGGCGCAGTGAGTTTTGAAGGGGAAAAAATTTCTGACGAAAAAACAGTGCTTACTCAACCGGGTGTCATCAAATACGGCAAGCGTCATTATTTAAAATTAACTAAATAA
- a CDS encoding GDYXXLXY domain-containing protein, with protein MKRVLLLAIIITTFFIGWAGYQEWSWHSLPTARLELDPADPYDVLRGRYFILNPTVENISRSTNQNDREILKKFYAERGTNLLEKVYVIFEPDREGIAQPIRITSKTPSLTTNQFALLSRDRYYRRRYSHLTGDYLDLNFQLKRFYLPSRLELPAQERQKGWQIEVILRPNYTAIPKALWFKEQLVYPH; from the coding sequence GTGAAAAGGGTTCTCCTTTTGGCTATTATTATTACAACTTTTTTCATAGGTTGGGCGGGTTATCAAGAATGGAGTTGGCATTCTTTGCCCACAGCGCGTCTCGAATTAGATCCAGCTGATCCTTATGACGTGTTGCGAGGCCGCTATTTTATTTTGAATCCAACGGTAGAAAATATTTCAAGAAGCACTAATCAGAACGACAGAGAGATATTAAAAAAATTTTATGCTGAGCGAGGCACGAATTTATTAGAAAAAGTCTATGTCATTTTTGAGCCAGATCGTGAAGGAATTGCTCAACCCATTCGTATTACCTCAAAAACTCCTTCTTTAACTACTAACCAATTTGCCCTGTTATCACGAGATAGATATTATCGGAGACGTTATAGTCATTTAACAGGCGATTATCTCGATTTAAATTTTCAATTAAAACGTTTTTATTTGCCCAGTCGTTTAGAATTGCCAGCACAAGAACGTCAAAAAGGTTGGCAGATCGAAGTTATTTTAAGACCGAACTATACAGCTATTCCTAAAGCGCTTTGGTTTAAAGAACAACTTGTTTATCCTCACTAA